The genomic stretch ATGGGGGACGGCGTTTTGGGCATGGGGGGATTTTAACGCGGCGCCTTATCCGCGTCCTTGCGCCACGTCGACCGGCGCGCTCGAGTCGCCCACGCCCAAGGTCCGCTGCATCAGCGTGGTGTCCAGCCAGCGGCCGTGCTTGAACCCGACCGCCTTCAACGTGCCGGTCAATTCGAAACCCAGTTGTGTATGGAGAGACAGCGAACCGCCGCTGCCGCCGTCGGCGATCACGGCGACCATCTGGCGCCACGGTCCGGTTTCGCAGCGTTCGATCAGCGCCTGCAATAGCACGCGCCCCAAGCCTCGCCCGCGATACGCGTCGCTTACATAGATCGAATCTTCGATCGTGTTGCGATACGCGGCGCGCGGCCGGTAGGGTGTGGCGTAGCAATAGCCGGCGACTTCACCGTCGATCTCGGCGACCATGTAAGGCAGCCCGTGACTTCGCACCGACGCGAGCCGCGTGCGCAGGTCGTCGACGGAAGGCGGGATTTCTTCGAACGAAGCGACCCCGGTCAGCACATGATGCGCATAGATCGCCTGGATCGCGGGCAGATCGGCCTCGGTGGCGTCGCGGATCAAGGGTGCGGTAGCAACTGAGTCCGCTGAATGGGGCGTGGAGGGCGCGGGGCGGGTGGTGCTCATTCGTGTTCCTGTCGAGGCCAGCGAGTCTGCGGATACGTTTTACTATGCCCGCCGCTCGCGCGGATTTGAAGCACGATCAAAAATCGCCGCGATTGATAGGCGGTATTGGCGCATGCATAGGTGACTGGCTCGATCCAGGTTTGGCGTGGAGCGCCCGGCCATGCGACTGCACCGAGCGCTGCAGTTTTTCCGGACGAAAACACATGCATGCGGCAAGCGTTTCGCCGATCAACTATGCGAGTACGTTTCCGGCTGCTTCACATGCCCGCGATGATGCCGACGATGCTTTGCCTTGTGCTTCGGCTTGGCCGTGGCCGGGGCAGGTTCGGCGGGTTGGGGTTGCTGCTGGGCTTGCATCGGTTGCGGCTGTTGAGCCTGCGCGCCCGGCGCGGGCGCCGGATGGGCATTGCCGGACGGCAGCGTGGTCTGGCCTTCGCCGAAGCGAAAGGTTTGCGAGGTTTGCGCATACGCGGTGGCGGACAGTGTCAGGGCGGCAAGCGCCACGCAAATCGAAAACTTCATGTATCCATGCTCCTTCTGAACGAGCCCGTGAGGATACCGCAATGCGGCTGGCGGCTCATTCCGCACGCTCAGGCGGGCACGATCAGCGAATTGAACAGGCATGTGAGCGGCGCCAGCGAATCCCAGCTGCGCACGCGCGGGCGAGACACCGTTCAGACTGCCGGCCGCGCCGGCGCGGTCCGCGAGAAGCGCCGCGCGCCCGCTACACACGCCACCACCACAACGGTCACCAGGATCATCGCGGGCGGCACCTGTTCGTGCAGCAGCAAGCCGGCGAGCAGCAGGCCGAAAAACGGCTGCAGCAACTGCAGTTGCCCGACTCCCGCGATGCCGCCGAGCGCCAGTCCGCGATACCAGAACACGAAGCCGATCAGCATGCTGAAGAGCGACACGTACGCGAGTCCCCAGAGCGCCGCGTGGCTCACGCCTTCAAACGATGCCGGCCGCACCCACCAGGCGAGCGGCAGCATCACCGGCAGCGACAGCACCAGCGCCCACGAAATCACCTGCCAGCCGCCGAGATGGCGCGACAGCCGCGCGCCTTCGGCATAACCCAGGCCGCAGACGACGATCGCCGCCAGCATCAGCGCATCGCCGAGCGGCGACGCGTCGAGGCCGTGGCGCAAGGCGAACGCGACCACTGCGCCGCTGCCGAGCGCCGAGAACAGCCAGAACGCCGGCTGTGGGCGCTCGCCGCCGCGCAGCACGCCGAAGATCGCAGTGGACAGCGGCAGGAGCCCGACGAACACCACCGCGTGTGCGGAGCTGACGTGGCGCAACGCGAAAGCGGTCAGCAGCGGAAAGCCGACCACCACGCCGAGCGCGACCACCACCAGCGGAATGAGATCGCGCCTTGCGGGCCGGGCCTGGCGAAATGCCAGCAGTAGCAACAGACCCAGCGTGCCCGCGATGGTCGCGCGGGCGACCGTCAGAAACACCGGATCGAGGCCCTGCACGGCGATGCGGGTGGCGGGTAGCGAGCCGCTGAAAATCAACACCCCCACCATGCCGCTCGCCCAGCCGTTCGTTGTCTTGTCCATCGAAAGAGTCCGTGCGCATTGAAAATAGAACGCATAGCATCCGCTTTCAGGCTGCAAAGGGTAAGCTACGGATCAGTACAATTCGTACAAACTGTACCGAACATGGAGCAGTACAGATGGCGGAAAGTGAGAGCAACCGGGTAGCCTCGGGGGCGCCAACCGGCACGCGGGTCGGCACCGTGATGGACAGCTTGCGCGAGCGCATCGCGAGCCGTTCGCTGATGCCGGGCGCGCGCGTGCCGTCGATCCGCGTGATGACCGAGACACTCGGCGTGTCGAAGTCGACGGTAGTGGAAGCGTACGACCGGCTGGTCGCGGAAGGGGTGATCGTGGCGCGGCGCGGGTCCGGCTTTTTCGTGTCCGGCCATGCGCCTCCGCTCGCGCTCGCCGATCTCGGGCCGCGGCTGGATCGCGAGGTCGATCCGCTGTGGCTCACGCGGCAGTCGCTGGAGGCCGCTGCGAAGGTGTTCAAGCCGGGCTGCGGCTGGATGCCGCCATCATGGCTGCCGGAAGACGGCGTGCGCCGCGCGTTGCGTGCGGTGGCTCGCGATCCGCAGTCGCCGCTCGCCGACTACGCGAGCCCGCTCGGTCTGCCCGCGCTGCGTCAGCAACTCGCCTGGCGGCTCGCACAGCATGGCGTGGAAGCGCCGCCCGAGCAGATCGTGCTGACCGACGGCGGCACGCATGCACTCGATCTCGTCTGCCGCTTTCTGCTCGAACCCGGCGACACAGTCCTGATCGACGATCCGTGCTACTTCAACTTTCAGGCGCTGCTGCGCGCGCATCGCGCCCGCATCGTCGGTGTGCCCTATACGCCGTCCGGGCCCGATTTGCCGGCATTCGAGCGAGCGCTGAACGAGCATCGCCCGCGGCTCTACGTGACCAATTCCGCGATCCACAATCCGACCGGCGCCACGCTCGCGCCCGCCGTCGCGCATCGGCTGCTGAAACTGGCGGGCGAACACAATCTGCTGATCGTCGAGGACGATATCTTCGCCGACTTCGAGGACGAACCCGCGCCGCGTCTCGCGGCGTTCGACGGTCTCGCGCGGGTGGTCTCGATCGGCAGCTTTTCGAAGACCTTGTCCGCGGCCGTGCGCTGCGGCTACATCGCGGCGCGCAGCGAATGGGTCGAGCCGCTGGTCGATCTGAAGCTGGCCACCTCGTTCGGCAACAGCCAGCTCGCGGCGAGCGTCGTGCATCGTCTGCTGGTGGACGGCACCTATCGGCGGCATCTGGAATCGATGCGGGCGAAGCTCGCGGACGCCATGGGAGAGACGGTCAGGCGGCTGGGCTATGCCGGCCTTGAAGTGTGGACGCGGCCACGCGCCGGTATTTTCGTGTGGGCGCGCCTGCCGGATGCGCTCGACGCCGCCGACATCGCGCGTCATGCGTTAGCCGAGAGCGTGGTGTTCGCGCCGGGCAATGTGTTCAGCGCATCGCAATCGGCGGCGGGCTTCCTGCGCTTTAACGTGTCGCAATGCAACCGGCCGAAGGTGTACGAGGCGCTGCAACGGGCGATGGACGTGTCGGCCGCATCGAAACAGCACGCCTGAACGCGCGCGCCGCGCCAGGCGGCGTTACTTGCACAGCAACAGCAGACGCTCCTGATCCGTGCAGGTGGGGCGGGGTTTCTGCGCGGCTTGCGCCGCCGTCGCGCTGATCGCCGCGCTCCTGTTCGCAAGACACGCGCGCAAATGTTT from Paraburkholderia phytofirmans OLGA172 encodes the following:
- a CDS encoding GNAT family N-acetyltransferase, translating into MSTTRPAPSTPHSADSVATAPLIRDATEADLPAIQAIYAHHVLTGVASFEEIPPSVDDLRTRLASVRSHGLPYMVAEIDGEVAGYCYATPYRPRAAYRNTIEDSIYVSDAYRGRGLGRVLLQALIERCETGPWRQMVAVIADGGSGGSLSLHTQLGFELTGTLKAVGFKHGRWLDTTLMQRTLGVGDSSAPVDVAQGRG
- a CDS encoding DMT family transporter gives rise to the protein MDKTTNGWASGMVGVLIFSGSLPATRIAVQGLDPVFLTVARATIAGTLGLLLLLAFRQARPARRDLIPLVVVALGVVVGFPLLTAFALRHVSSAHAVVFVGLLPLSTAIFGVLRGGERPQPAFWLFSALGSGAVVAFALRHGLDASPLGDALMLAAIVVCGLGYAEGARLSRHLGGWQVISWALVLSLPVMLPLAWWVRPASFEGVSHAALWGLAYVSLFSMLIGFVFWYRGLALGGIAGVGQLQLLQPFFGLLLAGLLLHEQVPPAMILVTVVVVACVAGARRFSRTAPARPAV
- a CDS encoding PLP-dependent aminotransferase family protein — protein: MAESESNRVASGAPTGTRVGTVMDSLRERIASRSLMPGARVPSIRVMTETLGVSKSTVVEAYDRLVAEGVIVARRGSGFFVSGHAPPLALADLGPRLDREVDPLWLTRQSLEAAAKVFKPGCGWMPPSWLPEDGVRRALRAVARDPQSPLADYASPLGLPALRQQLAWRLAQHGVEAPPEQIVLTDGGTHALDLVCRFLLEPGDTVLIDDPCYFNFQALLRAHRARIVGVPYTPSGPDLPAFERALNEHRPRLYVTNSAIHNPTGATLAPAVAHRLLKLAGEHNLLIVEDDIFADFEDEPAPRLAAFDGLARVVSIGSFSKTLSAAVRCGYIAARSEWVEPLVDLKLATSFGNSQLAASVVHRLLVDGTYRRHLESMRAKLADAMGETVRRLGYAGLEVWTRPRAGIFVWARLPDALDAADIARHALAESVVFAPGNVFSASQSAAGFLRFNVSQCNRPKVYEALQRAMDVSAASKQHA